From Candidatus Eisenbacteria bacterium, a single genomic window includes:
- a CDS encoding inositol monophosphatase, producing MLEFAIAIAREAGEILMKSYGQIERGAVGYKGWRNLVTETDLAVEAHLARRIAEAFPAHGIHAEERVRREPAPGEEHRWVIDPLDGTTNFVHAHPFFCVSIALERSGRGVVGVIYAPYLEELFIGEAGKGVTLNGNRCRVSEEGDLSHALLATGFAYRQDELSNSNLENWARLSLRARGLRRCGAAALDLAHVACGRYDGFWEIYLSPWDVAAGALMVEEAGGRVTDLAGGDRWRDGWEIVASNGPLHEEIRSLLTGPGPRIDET from the coding sequence ATGCTCGAGTTCGCGATCGCGATCGCCCGGGAAGCGGGCGAGATCCTCATGAAGAGCTACGGTCAGATCGAGCGGGGGGCGGTCGGCTACAAGGGATGGCGGAATCTGGTCACCGAGACCGATCTCGCTGTCGAGGCGCACCTCGCCCGGCGCATCGCCGAGGCCTTCCCCGCGCACGGCATCCATGCCGAGGAGCGGGTCCGGCGCGAGCCCGCGCCGGGAGAAGAGCACCGTTGGGTGATCGACCCTCTCGATGGGACCACCAACTTCGTCCACGCCCATCCCTTCTTTTGCGTCTCCATCGCCCTGGAGAGATCGGGCAGAGGGGTCGTGGGGGTCATCTACGCTCCTTACCTCGAGGAGCTGTTCATAGGGGAGGCGGGGAAGGGAGTCACCCTCAATGGCAACCGCTGCCGCGTCTCGGAGGAGGGGGACCTATCTCACGCCCTCCTGGCAACCGGCTTCGCCTACCGTCAGGATGAGCTGTCGAACAGCAACCTCGAGAACTGGGCCCGTCTCTCTCTGCGCGCCCGCGGCCTGCGGCGCTGCGGCGCAGCAGCTCTCGATCTGGCTCATGTCGCCTGCGGGCGCTACGACGGCTTCTGGGAGATCTACCTCTCTCCTTGGGATGTGGCGGCCGGCGCCCTCATGGTGGAGGAGGCCGGGGGCCGCGTGACCGATCTCGCCGGAGGGGATCGATGGCGCGACGGATGGGAGATCGTGGCTTCGAACGGGCCGCTCCACGAGGAGATCAGGAGCCTGCTGACCGGACCCGGGCCCAGGATCGACGAGACCTAG